In Rhinatrema bivittatum chromosome 1, aRhiBiv1.1, whole genome shotgun sequence, a single genomic region encodes these proteins:
- the LOC115094995 gene encoding olfactory receptor 2D3-like yields the protein MNTMTGANLTSVTEFLLLGLSSDPQIQTSLFIVFLIIYITTLAGNVLIIIIVRVDSHLRTPMYFFLTNLSFLEICYSSAIVPKAMVHFLAERKTISFSECAAQMYIALSLGETECILLGVMAYDRYVAICHPLHYTVIMSKRMCFMMAGASWTGGFLMSLVDTAFTLRLPYCGPNKMNHFVCEVPVILRLACMDTQTTELIIFLVAVVVLLIPFFLILVSYLHIISTVLKIRSAEGRHKAFSTCASHIIVVTLFYGTIIFMYMRPKSSHSEEQDKIITVFYTVVTPMLNPMIYSLKNKEVKGAFRKAIGRNKCKFQVT from the coding sequence ATGAATACAATGACAGGGGCAAATCTAACTTCAGTCACTGAATTTCTTCTCCTTGGACTTTCATCCGATCCCCAGATACAAACGTCACTCTTCATTGTGTTTTTAATAATTTACATAACTACCCTGGCTGGAAATGTGTTGATAATTATTATAGTCAGAGTAGATTCCCACCTTCGCACGCCTATGTACTTTTTTCTTACTAACTTGTCTTTCCTTGAAATCTGTTATTCCTCAGCCATTGTCCCTAAAGCCATGGTGCACTTTCTGGCAGAAAGAAAAACCATTTCATTTTCAGAGTGTGCAGCACAGATGTACATTGCTCTTTCCCTGGGGGAAACAGAGTGCATTCTCCTGGGTGTCATGGCCTATGATCGTTATGTGGCTATATGTCATCCCTTACATTATACAGTCATCATGAGTAAGAGAATGTGTTTCATGATGGCAGGTGCCTCATGGACAGGTGGCTTTCTCATGTCACTGGTAGACACTGCTTTCACATTGCGGTTACCATACTGTGGTCCCAATAAAATGAACCATTTTGTTTGTGAGGTTCCAGTGATCCTTCGCCTTGCGTGCATGGATACCCAGACTACTGAGTTGATAATATTTCTGGTTGCTGTTGTAGTGCTTCTCATTCCATTCTTTTTAATTCTAGTCTCCTATCTTCACATTATCTCCACTGTACTGAAAATTCGTTCTGCTGAGGGTAGACATAAAGCGTTTTCCACTTGTGCTTCCCACATCATAGTGGTCACTTTATTTTATGGCACCATTATCTTTATGTATATGAGACCCAAGTCAAGCCATTCAGAGGAGCAGGATAAAATCATTACTGTGTTTTATACTGTAGTAACACCAATGCTAAACCCAATGATTTATagcctgaaaaacaaagaggtaAAGGGGGCATTCAGAAAAGCCATAGGAAGAAACAAGTGCAAATTTCAGGTAACATGA